The DNA region tgtgcgctttttttgggattatgacaacagtttttaaaaattgttgtctattaagtgttgttgaatgcagTTGTTTTTTTCTTTCGCCGCTTTTTCCTCTTCGTCATCTTTTGCCGCGacattttttctttccctctccgcGAAATTTTTTGCCGCCATATTCcgcccctttaccttctcgatccaaGCCCTAAACCCATTGCCCCTTCTTTGCCCCGCCTCCTCCCTTATGCCACCCGCTTCCACAGCTCCATTTCCACTACCACTCTACACCTCTGACTGCACACTCATAGGTCCTCCCTCTTCCCCCGCCTCTTCCGCCTCCGCCCCTGCCGTCGCAACCACCATCTCCGTCGGAGACAATCTTCCTGACGCCAACCTCTCCTACTTCGACTCCGATGGGGAGCTCCAGACCATCACCATTTCTGATCTCACCAAGGGAAAGAAAGCCATCTTATTCGCTGTCCCGGTGCCTTTACGTCGACGTGCTCGCAGAAGCACCTCCCTGGATTTGTGGAAAAGGCTGGGGAGTTGCATGCCAAAGGCATGGACACCATTGCCTGTATCTCGGTCAACGACGCTTTCGTGATGCATGCCTGGAAGAAGGATCTCAACATTAAGGACGAGGTTTTGCTACTCTCCAACGGAAATAGGGAGTTCACCCTGGCACTCGGGGTGGAGTTGGATTTGTCAGACGAACTCATGGGCATAGGCGTCCGATCTTGGCACTATGCATTGCTGGTAGAAGATGGAGTTGTCAAAGTGCTCAACTTGGAGGATGGAGGTGCCTTTACCTTCAGCGGCACCGAGGACTTGCTGAAAGTCCTCTAACAACCCTTCAACGTCATCCCTATTTCAGGTCCGtgctttttttttccttgtttgtttGCAGTTATCTATTTTTATGATCTCCAAAACTATTGAATTTGGATAAACAAATCATGGTTATGCTTTTTGaagaatgaaatatttagtaTTTACTAACTTTTTGGAGAACCAACTCAGGCAGTTTAATTGACTGATGATGATTGTTGTGTGTAGACCAATTGTTCGCCCAAATGCTTAAGAGAACGAAATACAATATCTGCCATTCATAATCTAGGTGTCTgctaaaatctatcatggcctCTCTACTAATTTTCAAATCAGTCACAATATCTTCAATCTGTCGAGTAAGGTAATGAACATGACATTGTTGATTCTTCTTGTATATGATACTAAATGAAAAGCATGCAAAGCTAGATTCCCACAAAGAAATAATTTATACAATTGTAATAACTCATTATTTATATGGTGGTATACTTTAAACAATTGTCGaccaattttgaaattttaaaaaagcACAACAAAATctacaaatagaaaattttaatactaTCTATAGTATCTATCTGGAATCTTCAACAGAGGATAAAAATGTGAGTGATTTCTATTTCCTATCTCTGTTTCAGGTCTTGCTAGTTTTGTTGAGTACATTCCAAATGCAAGAGTTCCTCTGCTTAAATACATTAGCAGGCAGCttaatatttcttttgatgtctcCGTTAATAATCATCTTGGTGTAATGAAGTCCAACATTCTTAAATGGCTATCTGAAATAGATGACTGTTTTCGTGACATGGTTTTAGTGGTTAGCATTTGTTGTAAGCATTTTTTAAAGTGTTATTAGATTCCTTTGTGATGTTATTCCATTCCTTTTCTCAACTGAAGGAGTGGGCTAAAGCACAAGATATTAATGATCCAAAGTCCAGGAGTTTAAGTTCCTATGCCCTTTGTTTGTTGGTTATCTTCCATTTTTAGGTAAAGTTGTGAGTTTGTGATTCTTTTCTGCTCATTTCTTGATGCAATATCAACTATCAAATTCTTTTCTAGAATCCTTCGTGTTGTTTTACTTTTTCTTTAGCAGACTTGCGAACCACCAATTTTCCCACCACTGCGAGCaataattaatgaagaaagaaTTTCTGATCGAGGTATATATCTTCTAGAGCCTTGAAACATCTTTATTTCTTACATCTTTTTTGCATGCCTGCGTGTCTATAATTATGATATAGGCCTTTCCTTAGTGCATGTGTATTTTCTATTGTTTGTTGctgcaggatggagtaacttctcTGGGAGTCCTTTTGAGGATGTGTGTTCCGCAAATATACAGAGGTTCAGATCTAGCAGAATCATAAACCAAAGCTCTCTTGCTCAACTTTTGCTATCCTTTTTCGACAAGGTGCGATCTTTTAGATTCATGGCTAGTTACCTAATTGTACAACATTTAGCGTTTTAGACTGAGCAAGTCTCGATTTTCTTATCTTGAATTTATATAAAGTAGGCTATGATAGAAAGAGTATGTTGGGATATTGATCAAGATTTAATCTATATGTGCAGTTTTCAGATATTAGAACTTCTGGATCAGATTATAGCATCTCGACATATGAAGGATGACAAAAAAGCCATCGTTTTTGTAGATCGCTGCCCCTGATTGTAAGATTGTTGATGTTTCTACTGAAATTTCTTGGAATGATTACTTGCAGTCTATAGCTAGTTGATGATCTTTCAACTTTACAGATAGAGGATCCTTTCGAGTGAATGGAAAATGCTGCTAGAACAGTCCGCTGGGTTGAACTACTTAAGATATCAAATGCATTTCAGAATGCGCACAATAAGCTTTCGTCTGGTTCGGTGCTCTCTGATCGTGACTCCTTGCTCTCTCTTTTGACTAGGCCTTTCCTTGCTTCTAAGTTTCGTGAGCAGCAATCGTCAACACATTACATCTGTTTTATTTGATTATGTGAAAGATAACATTTTCTTTAATGCAAGAACGTGACTTGTTCATTCGACTacgtatataattttatttacttcttttAGTGGTCTAGGATTAAATTAGAGAAACTGTCTACGTATATAATTTTTGATTACTTCTTTGTTGTCTCACAGCAAAGTGTTGTGCacaacttgatatttttgcttgttGACAAATATCAACTGGCTGAACCTTTTAGCTTTAATTTTTTCCCTTTCCTCgttcactttattattatatgtcATAGTTATTACAGGTGATCAAAAGTAGATATGTGAGACTGCCTTGGTTTAGTTTCATAATGTTGTTTGACAAAGCATGTTTTCAGGATGAGTAAACAGTACCTTGCCAATGTTGGCCTCTAGATCAATGGAAAGGTGAGTACGTGGAAGGTGGATCTATTTTTCTTGTTCTGCTTTGTGTTACTAAGGCTTGATTCATAGGTTGAAGGAAGGGACATGGTTCTTGTCGATGCATTGTCAAGGCGCATTCCTCTTGTTAGTGACCAACCAACTATAATATTTGGTGCTGACGTAACACATTCTCATCCTTGGGAAGATTATTCTAGCCCTTCTATTGTAGTTGTAAGTAATTTTGTCAATCTTCATTTCTTAGtctatgtatagtttctttgatgtATCCTTACTATCACATGTAATGTATTAATATTTCATTTAGACAAGAGATTGCTAGAATCAATATAAAAATTCTGTTAGCTTAATGTAAAGTTTGTtctttatattcaaatttaattgCATGATTTATTATCCTTTCTCTTTTTTATCAAATACAATTACTTAAATGAGGGTTAGTTTACATTGTTTAAAGTTCAGACATATTTGTATTATAATGCTtcatagtagaataaaaaacctAACTAGTTGAGGGGATAATGACCttgttttggatatttttatcttctaatatatgtttatattttgcagGTTCTATTGACAAAGTTTCCTAGCATGCCACCAACGTTCCAAGTAACATCAAATGTTGTCCAGGATTTGACAATTACAAGTAATATTCACTCAACAATCTATATTTCCttatctatttttttcataattaattaaatgcattagTTGAACATAACAATTAAAATAGACTTATATGGAACATGGTGGTCTATGTTCCCGTATGAATGGCACTTTTATTTGAAGCAGAAATTCTTATGTGCATGTTGATCCTTGTTACTAGTGTTGTCAAGCACTAACATTGCAAAATAGTGTGACAACTGACAATCAAGACTACATGGAATAGTATCATCCTCAAAGGTACACACACTTGCTGTAAAATTTTAGTATGAAAATAAGCTTGTTATAATTTTTCATACGGATTGAACTTCCTTAATTAGTATTACTCCAAAAAAAGATATATTTGCATTCTCTGCATAAATGCAGCAGATTCATGTCTACAAAAATGATTTGCTCCTATTTATAGAAAATAGGACCATGTTAGTTGCAACTCGCAAGAATTGATTCTACTTTCATTGGATTATAATTTCTTTAGTGGGATTGGCCATATGTGATACACGTTCATGTTTGCAAATTTCATACTTCTCCTTAATGTATTTGTTGGACTGCTACTCCAGATGCTTCCAAAGCTTATTTCTGCCATGAAGGGAAGTCGCGCACAGCATGATTCACCATTGAACTTCAAGTTACATGTGAAATGGGCTCCTGATGTCTATGATCCACCATGCACCTTACTATTACACACTGTGAAGAAGAATCACCCTCGACTTCCCAAAGCAAGGAAAAATTATTACAACAAGCACAGGACCAAGTCAGCTCAAGGAAGTAACAATGATAGAAGAACTGCAAATAGGAGCCTGACCAACTATAAGACTGAGTCCTTCAACGCAAGGTTTACAATAAGCACAGGACCAAGTCAGCTCGAGGaagtaaccgttgtcttttcatactattgggataaattttttttgaacatgagatatgtttcttcttttgtgattgtaattcttgtataactaacattttgaatgatattgatatgggaaatattctttcttgattatgattctttattatatatttaaattgaaatatgatatattggtattaaaagataataatttaaaagacaacgatttaaaaccgttattgttgtctatcaccctcaaagacaatggttaaaaaccgttgtcgtagccccaaaaatgaTTATAACGGGCAGTGTTAttaaaaatgctctaaataacaacggttttaaaccgttgtcttttcattcaaagacaacggtttcaaACTGTTGTAAAACTGttatcttttcattcaaagacaacggtttaaaactattgtcgtagccccctacttttaacaacactgtcaattacaacggttttaaagggtctacgacaacagtttttaaccgttgtcttttaatgtttttattgTAGTGCTCGCTagagcctggaagccaattattaaaataaatatttaattgactaactattaaatcttagtttaactcaaatataaatcaatcttagatttaaattttaattaaagattaaaattaaccatctcataaaactTATAAACTTCCCTGATTAAAactctagaaaagggtgagatggacctaggtttaaaataaaaaagtagttaactcaaattaattaaactcaattcaattaagttaactaaaattaattcaattaacgaagtcatcttaattaatttcaaaagattaattaatttcaaaaattttcaaattattaattaattttaaaagtataattaattttaaattattaattaattcaaaaatataattaattacaaattattaattaattttaaaagtataattaattttaaattttaagtataattaatttcaaattcttaatAATTTCAAAAGAATAATTAATCCTAATAATTGTAAATtcttaagtataattaatttcaaattcttaagtataataaatttcaaaTTCTTAATCAATTTCAAAAGAGTAATTAATcctaataatttcaaaaatataattaatataattatttttcaatacataaatttcaaaattaaaacttagttattcttcaaattaaaatttaaacttaaaaaaaaataatctattttgattaaattaatcttctttgacttaaatatttttcataattctcaatctcacataaactcataagtttaatatgtttgataatttagaaagggtgagatggaaaattagaaaaaaaaaaaaaagataattactTTTACCTTATTTTATTTGCTTCGACTCTAGGACCctcaaaacttaaataatttttatatttttttttgtcgttaatcaagggggagtgaaaggactTAGGTTCAATTAAATATGTTTggttaaatattttctcaaagttaaagttttataattactctcaaaattaaatattctttcaagtcaaagtattttttgttaatttttttagtttttttttttggtttaattatttttgaaaagaaaacctaactatttttgaaaaaaaaacaactttaaatatttgaaaaagaaaatttaaatattccaaTCTAAAAAAATTAGTGTTTAAAAAGGTTCTTTTAATTAAGCTTTCATGTACatatctaagttttttaaaaatattttcaaagagttTCTGCCTCCACCTATTTAAAAAAGTAATTCATCGTCACAAGCTGGAATAGTCTCTGACCGGGTGCCATTAGGAATGGTCCTATAATGTTCATGTCCCATTGGTTAAAGGGGCATGCGACTATTGAGATTTTCAGTATGTCAGTCGGTCGATGGGTTAGATTTTGATGTTTTTAATAAGATAGATAAGTATTCATCAATCGCTGAGGGTCCTCTTCTATTTTTTGTGCATCCATTTATTTGATATTCTTTAGTGTAAATATCTAGCACGATTGATTTTTTTGATATTCTCATATATGTGTTATTATACTGACATTTAAAAAAACATGCACTTTAGCTTGTCTCCAATTTATAATTACTACATAAATCACAATCatcaattttaaatatataattttttttggtcTTTTGTTAATAACTTTTTCTGTATATCTTATCGATATATATGAACGGTTAGAAACATATATGAGTTTCATTTCCAATAGAACCTAAACCGGAGGGGCATTTATTGGCTAGCTAGCTAGTTTTGTCATACTACTCTAGCTATAAATCAATGATAAATTATTTACTTTGATTATCGACAGCACAACCACTCGATATGAATAATTTGATTGTAGTAAAGGAAACTGAATGCTATCGTATACTATGAATTTGTAAGCAATTAATGATTCTTGAAACTGTATTTTAAATTTACCTCCTCCTATATATCCTCATCTATAAATAGATGGGAGTGGCATGATACTCTAAACAAGCGATCACTTGAGTGAATTAGCGAGTGATATATCCGTAGCTAGCTTAACCATGGCTGCCCTTGTCACGCTCTCTGCTGCTGCTGTCCTCCTCGGACTCCTCCTGCCTTCCGCCATGGCCAACAACAACGTTCTCTATCGCGGCGACAAGCTGTTACCCGGCGAATCCCTCACCGAAGGGACCTATGAATTCATCATGCAGGACCACTGCGAGCTCGGCCTCTACGACAACGGCAACGACAACCGCAGGGAATTGTGGTCCTTCCAATTAGTCAACGGCCGAGCCTGCTACGCCGTCTTGGATAACGAGGGCTACTTCCGCATCGTAGATGAGAATGGTGATAATTACACTTTCAACACCAGCCCCGGCTCCATCCTCGTCCTGCAGCGCGACGGCCACGTCGTCATCTACAGTGATGCTGTATGGACTATCCCTGAGGGTGAACCCAGGAACAGGAAGATCGCCATGGTGACTAAAAATTAGTTGGCTTCACCACTGTCGTAAGTTAACCATGCATGGATCGCTAGCTATTAAATAAAACAGAATAGCGAGGCATAAATAATTAGcgatatgcatgcatgcatggtacGTCGCCtcgtttttatgtttttatgttgtACGTACTTTCTGGTAAGTTGGTTTCCATCAGCTTAATTAAGTATCTACTTGCTCTGCTCTTTTATtagtatttttaaaagttaaattgcgTTGGAACAAAAAACGAaagaaaaacaattaattaaagaaatctaataggcAATAACACATAtcgattgaaaaaataaaattattacaaggcatggaatctaattaattaattaattaatatgaaaTAATATTATTGGCTAATATTTGTGATTTTGGACGAgaagatttaattaaaaatttcgacACCATCTCTAATTGGAATGGAGTGGATAGTtattcaaatataataaataattattatttataaagTAAAAGACGATTCCGTTCATCCTCGCATCCTTCATCGTCAGCCTCCTCGTAGCGATAATGAAAATAGTGTGTCATCATCACTAAAAAATATTATGGTTACGGAGAGAGTGTGTCATCATCTCGAGAtaatagttttttaatttttttgtgtcATCCAATCAACTCAGCCTTTTTCGCATAGTGCACAATTTCCAGCCCctaattgatcgcccgatcgattgaggatcATTCTATGCTCGCCATTTTgcttcccgatcgatcgactgatcaattgagcTGTTACTTATCGTAGCActgttcccaatcgattagttgatcgattgggcttggtctgatttgatcacttgattaaattgaccaaccctagcttgTCTGAGTCAAGTTGAGgactcccaaacccaacatccggtcaaccttgacctgttgggacatcttcaccaagtgtctggtcaatcctttgacccacttagacgtttctccttgtgccaagtgtccggtcaaccttgacccacttagacttactatctcatgtcaagtgtccgatcttccattacccacttggatttccttccaccagatgtctggttacccttgacccatctggatttccttgtgctaagtatccggtcactcctttaacttacttagacttcccaacactaggtgtccagtcaaccttgacccacctggatttccacatgtctggcttcactcaccaagtattttcatctacttagcttcactcactagaactttcacctagcttcactcactaggatttcacatggcttcactcaccaggattttcccactgtccgacttcactcaccagaattttcacctgtctgacttcactcaccaggactttctcctaacttcactcactaggattttcaaccgtctgacttcactcaccaggattttcatctgcctgcttcactcatcaggattttcgaCTGCTTGACTGTTAGATAACATACATTTATGGTTTAGAATGTTTAACTGTGAAAAAAGTTAAAaacttatataaaatttataataataatgataaaaataataataataaggctTTGATAAATAATAAGGAATTATATAGTTATATATATCTTTATTGGAATGTGATAACTTTCTGGATTTATCTTTTTATCAAACTTAGGAATAAGCAATTTGATTAGGGTGGAAAGGGTCTATAAAATTTATCGAAGACCTATTTAAGGAGGGGTTATTAATTAAAAAGGGAGATGAGTTGCCCTAGCCTTGTCTCGCTGCAATATATAGAGCCCTTTCCCTCACGACTTTTCACTAAACACCACGCCTACGGAGCCGACGCCATGCTCACCTCGACCCGGCGCCGCCTCTCTCTCGTGCAGTCCCGTCGGTAAAGCACCTTCCTCTGCCACCCTTCGCCACAGACACCTCGTGCGCCCCTTGCAGCTGCGACCATGTGAGCATTGGGCTAGGGTTGGGAGATTGCTAGAGATGGAGATGTCGCTGACACCGCGTCGCCCATGTCCAGTGTCCAACCGAGCAGAGGGACTAGGGTTAGTGGTTTGCG from Zingiber officinale cultivar Zhangliang chromosome 4B, Zo_v1.1, whole genome shotgun sequence includes:
- the LOC121978608 gene encoding mannose-specific lectin-like gives rise to the protein MAALVTLSAAAVLLGLLLPSAMANNNVLYRGDKLLPGESLTEGTYEFIMQDHCELGLYDNGNDNRRELWSFQLVNGRACYAVLDNEGYFRIVDENGDNYTFNTSPGSILVLQRDGHVVIYSDAVWTIPEGEPRNRKIAMVTKN